The Helianthus annuus cultivar XRQ/B chromosome 15, HanXRQr2.0-SUNRISE, whole genome shotgun sequence genomic sequence CGAAGGACTTTTAAATACTTGTTTGACCCAAAATCCGACCTTTTAACTATAATCTTATAATCTTATTTAGAAaccaatatgtttctaaaacaccaTAATCATAACTCAAATTATTCGATttacctaaaagataaccgaatatctttattttaaccttgtctaactcttatagaacttccagttctacatgatgagttgaatCATTGTagatacctggctcggatcaatatattgacccgtttcaataccttGCCTCAGTGGCTGCTAAGTAATAGCAATGTAAACATCCATGTGCTGTTTATTCCCTAAAATCATACAACTCGGCaacccattagtcgatattgtcaaagggtgataatttcaccttttgacccgtttggtctaaatgaccgattATATTAGCGGGATGACATTTATTACCACCTCGTATATATGACTCGCTCCAGTTTACACCGTGTGGTTATTTCACTTATAAATTCATTTCTTAACCCTTTCTGGCCTATTATGGCTTACGTCACAATTGTCTTTCAAAACTAACGGTTATGATCAACGTGTGaccaaattaccattttgcccttatTGGTTATTATGATTTACCTTATATGGTAACCATTAAAAGCACATGTTTCATTCGTCATAATATGATCGAATTACCGATTTAACTCATTTTTAGCCATCAATACGGTTTCTTATCATATTTAATTATCTTGTTCCGTACAACTTCACGCCGGAACACCACATCTCAATTAGGTATTTGTCTTATTCGTAATTAATAGGATAAGTGAATATTCTaaaatatatgactagtgtaagatatacttaccttgcatccgaattacgcttttccttcattcttaattcgtttgacccgcttccttccccaagctttcacctagcttgccaagcggcaaactatcattgtaattgtaagatggttaggttagtcataatcatttacgactattccCTCTTACGCTTCTTATATCGAATTTATCATTCGATCACATACTTCgtcggtttgactttttaaagtcaatcGACTTATCAACTTATTCAATGCACATTTGGTTTATTGAATTTCGCTTAGGCATTTCATCCGAACTCTTAACGAAATCAAATTTTACACACTAACTACTAGGTAACATGATTTCAAGCATCTATATCACGATCTTAACATCAATTCTTTTATATCATACAAAACCCATTTGGTGAGAAGTATGATCTTGTACCCAAATTCATGGTTTAAATCAAACACCTTCTATTCGTTATCATGCATGTTGATTCTAAGCATAGttatatcatcaatttcatcataacattaaaacccacttatctaagtgtgttaattcatcaaatccttcaattcatagcatgttatgtatgattttcacttagggtttcgttcctaagcaagtatacatcactaatCTAGCCATAGCTTCTCTAATCCATGCCTAATTCGCGATTAGGATGATTATCAAATTTTTACAACTTCATGTAAcaacaaaattttacataccttttgatcccctCGACTTGGTGATCATTTGTATGTATCCGTGCCTTTGATTCAAGCCCGATTTGGCCTTCAATTTGATTGATTTTGTGTATGCTAGGGTTCAATGTAGAGAACCCTTTTTCTCCTGTGGAAatctcgaccagaacacacactatAGTGTGTGTTAtggtgttttatttttaataaattaaaaaccaTTTAAGTTctttgtcaactttggtccctccACTTATTCAAGTTTTATAAAGGGTGTTCTAACCAAGTTTTCTTATTATTTTAAAacacttaactaactaggttgatatccctagttacttagtgggtcccgggagttataacccattttgttttaagtcccgttaactcaggCTCTTATGAACTTAATTCCTTAAAACTTTGATTcgtttgtatttaatattaggatttcttatttaaatccaaatatttatcgggttatttttactactaacggtactttacccgtcttttagtattaacggagtttgattaccaaacccgttttcggggtgttacatatgACATCGTCGAAAAGATTCGAAGACATTAGAACTGCGATGTCATTGTTCGCACCGGCCATGCCAAAGTAcgcatgccaaatccataaatcttgAGAAAGCGACCGCTTGTAATATTAGGGTAGGACCATCGTGGTCACCACGATGGTGTTGCCCTTTCCAAGCGGTTGGACATGCCGCCAATCCCAGTACGTGCAATCAAGACTACCCAACGTCCCAGGAAACCCGTGTATTCGCTGATGGGCCTCGTATAAAAGTGGAACGTCGGCAGCGGTTGGCATCCTCAAATATCGTCTCCCGTACAGAAAGATAACACCTAATAAAATAgtgttaataaaaaataataaaaccgtaaattaaaaataataacaatgtaaattaaaaataataacaatatcaataagaataaaaatattaatctgtaaattaaaaaaatattaataacaaCAATAAGAATAAAAATTACCTTCACAGAAATTTTCAAGAGAATCACGACACATTCTTGACGACATCCTTAAATATTCATCCCACGCATCACTCGCTGTGCCGTACGCTAGTTGCCTAATTGCTATTGTACACTTTTGTATTCTAGAGAAACCAACTTTGTGACTAGCACTTTCTCTTTGTGTGAAAAAATGGAATTCGCCCGCAAGATCATTAGAAATTTTAAGGAAAAGACGACGACTCATACGAAACCTACGCTTAAATTGAACATCATCGTACAacggattttcacaaaaataatctTACATTAGACGTTCATGAGCACCTAACCGATCTTGTTCAAGAGCCGGTTGTCTGGTACGCGATGTAGATGATTGGGCTTCTTCTCGCAAATAATTAATCGTCTCCTGCGTAATTACAATAATCATATCGCCAAGAACACCGTCGGATGAAGAGCTCGAAGAATCAGATGACATTCTTAAAAATGATTGGGTAgaatttatgtgttttttttttgagATTGGTGTGTGTTTTAGTTTGGGATAAgtttgtatttatatttgaattaattttttttttttaattcgaaCGTTGCCAACGATTGGATTTGACCAACCTACCTCGATCATGCCAATTTGTTTCCGTTAACATGTTGGCGAATGCACAATGACGCCCCCTTTTAATTCGCTGGGTATGGGTGGTGGCGCCCCTCCAGCGCTATCGAAGGTGAGGTGGCAAGGGTGACGCCCTCCACACCCTCCGGCCTTATTGTATGTATTCTCggataaatatataatttataaaccCATTAAAACATTTTAATGTATTCAATTATGAGGGATTTTATCCAACATAgattttattaatataaataatataatataatatctatactatataataaatcTTTACACCCTACTATTAGAGGTTTCCTACGTATAAATTGATGGAAGCTAGCAAAAAAGAGGGAAAGGAATTATGTGGAATCCTAGTGGGTTGTGTGTGTTGGATTGCATTCCACAACATAAATCACCCAAAAAGTGAATCAATTCTAGTTTAAAATGTCTACCTCAATTGGCATTAATCTTTCCGGGAATAACTTTTTTTGTTAACATGCTATTTTGTTGTTTGTGTACTTGAGTTGATGTTAGTAATTA encodes the following:
- the LOC110914389 gene encoding uncharacterized protein LOC110914389; translated protein: MSSDSSSSSSDGVLGDMIIVITQETINYLREEAQSSTSRTRQPALEQDRLGAHERLMFRMSRRLFLKISNDLAGEFHFFTQRESASHKVGFSRIQKCTIAIRQLAYGTASDAWDEYLRMSSRMCRDSLENFCEGVIFLYGRRYLRMPTAADVPLLYEAHQRIHGFPGTLGSLDCTYWDWRHVQPLGKGNTIVVTTMVLP